Sequence from the Terriglobales bacterium genome:
CCGAGCTCGTTGATGTCGCGCGAGAGCGTGGCCTGGGTGACCCGCGCCCCCGCCTTCTTGAGGCGGCGGCGCAATTCGTCCTGGCTGGGCAAGGTCTCTTCCTTGACCAGCTCCAGGATCAGGTTTTGGCGCGCCAGCTTCGACATACTCATGCAGTCGGATGCATAAACTCCCGGCTCTGCTGCATAAATATGCAGGCAAGTGAATAATCATGTCAACCCCGAAGCACCAGAAATCGTACCCCCATCCCAACGAGGGGTCGCGGCATCGAGAGCGGCCACCGGCTTGACAAGTCCCGTGGCCGTCCTCTAGAGTCGTACGCCTCATGTCCTGCCCGAGCCAGAAGGCGATGCGAATGCGCTGTATGTGCAGCCACGCGTGTCCCTGTCTTCCGGCGCGGGCGTAGGAACTGACGGCATCCTGAGCTTCTAGTTCCTTCCGATCTTCCAGACCCACGCGCCCCGACAGGGCCCCGCGTGGGTTTTTCTTTTTTCCCCAAAGACCACATACGAGAGGAGCCTCCGACCATGCCGGACCACCGCGATCTACCCCAGTTGCACTTCGACACCCTCGCCGTCCACGCCGGGCAGGCGCCCGATGCCAGCACACGCGCGCGCGCCATACCCATCTACCAGACCGCCTCCTACGTCTTCGACGGCGCCGACCACGCCGCCCGCCTGTTCGCGCTGGAGGAGACCGGGAACATCTACACCCGCATCATGAACCCCACCACCGATGTCTTCGAGAAGCGGGTGGCGGCACTGGAAGGCGGCGTAGGCGCGCTGGCGCTGGCCTCCGGCCAGGCGGCGGAGACGCTGGCCATCCTGACCCTGGCGGGCGCCGGCGACGAGATCGTCTCCACCACCTCGCTCTACGGCGGCACCTACAACCTCTTCCACTACACACTGCCGCGGCTGGGCATCACCGTGCGCTTCGTGGACCCCGTCGACCTCCAGGGGCTGGAGGCCGCCATCACGCCCAAGACGCGGGCCCTGTACACCGAGACCATCGGCAATCCCAAGCTCGACATCGCCGATCTCGAGCGCCTGGCGCGGCTCGCGCACCAGCACGGCCTGCCGCTGATCGTGGACAACACCTCTGCCTCGCCCGCGCTCTGCCGGCCCATCGAGTGGGGCGCCGACCTGGTGGTGCATTCTGCCACCAAGTTCATCGGCGGCCACGGTACCTCCATCGGCGGGGTGATCGTCGACGCCGGCAACTTCGATTGGAAGGCCTCGGGGCGATTTCCCGACTTCGTCGAGCCCGATCCTTCCTACCACGGTGTCTCCTACACTCGGGCCTTCGGCCCGCTGGCCTTCATCGTGAAGGCGCGGCTGCAGGGGTTGCGCGACACCGGCGCCTGCCTTTCGCCCTTCAACGCCTTCCTCTTCCTGCAGGGCCTGGAGACGCTGCCCTTGCGCATGCAGCGCCACTCCGAGAACGCGCTCGAGGTGGCGCGCTTCCTGGAGCAGCACCGCGCGGTGGAGTGGGTGAATCATCCCG
This genomic interval carries:
- a CDS encoding homocysteine synthase, whose product is MPDHRDLPQLHFDTLAVHAGQAPDASTRARAIPIYQTASYVFDGADHAARLFALEETGNIYTRIMNPTTDVFEKRVAALEGGVGALALASGQAAETLAILTLAGAGDEIVSTTSLYGGTYNLFHYTLPRLGITVRFVDPVDLQGLEAAITPKTRALYTETIGNPKLDIADLERLARLAHQHGLPLIVDNTSASPALCRPIEWGADLVVHSATKFIGGHGTSIGGVIVDAGNFDWKASGRFPDFVEPDPSYHGVSYTRAFGPLAFIVKARLQGLRDTGACLSPFNAFLFLQGLETLPLRMQRHSENALEVARFLEQHRAVEWVNHPGLKSSPHYALAGKYLPRGASALLTFGIRGGREAGRKFINAVKLFSLLANIGDAKSLVIHPASTTHQQLSAEEQRVTGVTPELVRLSVGIENAGDIIRDLEQGLERATTRRGASAAD